The genomic stretch ATTTCCGTGATCGAAGACATCGCCTTTCAGACGAATCTGCTGGCCCTGAACGCCGGGGTCGAGGCTGCGCGCGCAGGGGATGCAGGCAAGGGCTTTGCCGTCGTGGCCTCGGAGGTGCGGGCCTTGTCGATGCGCGCCACGCAATCGGCCCGCGAAATCCGGACGCTGATCACCGCAAGCCGGACCAAGATCAGCGAAGGCACGGTGCTGGTCCAGAACACCGGAACGTCCCTTAGCCAGGTGCTGGCGCAGGTCGAACAGATGGGCGTGACGATCCAGGCGATTGCCGCATCGGTCAAGGATCAGGCGCTTGGTCAAACCGAAGTCAGCGTTGGTGTCCAGCAGCTGGATCACATGACCCAGGAAAACGCGGCCCTGGGCGAAGAAGCGAATGCCGCCAGTAGCACGCTCAGCGACGAGGCGCAGCGCCTTGCGGCAACCTTGCGCCAGTTCCACACACCGCAGCCAGCCAGCAGAACAGAGCGCGCAGCATGACAGGCCTTTGGGTCCATGGCATGGGATGCGCGCCACCCATCGCGGGCCTTCCGCCCCCCCAACATGCCGGGGTCGGGGCTTTGAGACGCGCAAACCCGGTATCATCGCGCTCTGCCCGTCGATGATCAGGCGGGGCCGCCTGTCGCAATGCGCGGGTCTGGGGTTCGTTATCCCGTAAGGTGGATCATGATCCACCCTACGCGCCGCCCTTTTCTGGCAGTGCTGCGTATCTGGGCCCGTTGACCGCTGGCGCAATCTTGCGGCGAAAACCCATGGTGATCCGCAATTTCGCGCCAAGCTGAAACTCTGGCAAGAGGTCGAAAGCGTGGAAAGATTTGCCTTTGGCACCATGCACAAACACTTCTACGACCGCTGCCACGCGTGGTTCGCAGTGCCGGGCGCGCAGCATTTTGTCATGTGGCGGGTCGCTGACGGCACAAGGCCCAGATTGCAAGCGGCGCGGTTACGCCTTGAGGATGACCGCAGCACGGGGCCAAGCGCGCCCATCACGGATCATCGGCCCCTGCCAGACTTGAAAAAGCCCCGGCCTTTGCGCCGGGGCTTTTGTCTTATTTAGGCTGCGGATTTGCCGCGCGACCGGCCAGCGCCACCGCCGGCACCTTGCCTGCGACCGCCTTGGGGCTTGCCAGAAAAACCACCAGGCTTGCCACCCGCCCGCGGTGCGGCAGAGCGATTACCGCCGCCGCCACCGCCACCACCGCCGCCGCCACCGCGACGGCCGCCACCACCGCCACCATTGGGGCGCTTTTTCTGGCCGGGCATGATTTCCCATGGACGGCCCGATGCGACGGGGATCGCTTCTTTCATCGCTTTTTCGATATCTTGCAATTCGATCATCTCATCGGGGGCGACCAAAGCGATGGCCGAGCCTTCGGCACCCGCGCGCGCCGTGCGGCCAATGCGGTGGACATAGTTTTCCGCCACATTGGGCAGGTCATAATTATAGACATGCCGCACGCCCGGAATATCGATGCCGCGGGCGGCGACATCGGTTGCCACCAGCACGCGAACCTTGCCGGCCTTGAAGGCCTCGATCGCGCGTTCGCGCTGGCCTTGGGATTTATTGCCGTGGATAGAGGCCGCCGCGAAACCCTTGGCTTCCAGCGTTTTGTAAAGCTTCTCGCAGCCATGTTTGGTGCGCCCAAAGACCAGCGCCAATTCGTCGCGATGCTTGTCCAGCAATTCCACCAGCAGGTCGGTTTTCGCCGCCTGTGCCACGAAATGCACCGATTGGGCGATTTTCTTGACGGCCTGGCCGGGGGGGTTGACCTGCACGCGCACCGCATCGGTCAAAAACGCATCCGCCAGTTCCGACATCAGTTTTGGCATGGTCGCCGAGAACATCATCGTCTGACGGTCCTTGGCCAAGAGCGGGGCGATCCGGCGCAGCGCATGGATGAAGCCCATGTCCAGCATCTGATCTGCCTCGTCCAGCACCAGATAGATTGTTTCGTCCAGCCGCACCGCGCGGCGGTCAAGCAGGTCGATCAACCGCCCAGGCGTGGCGACCAGCAGGTCAACGCCACCTGCCAGACGTTTGGTCTGCGCCACGATACCCGCCCCGCCGACGACCAAAGCAACCTTCAGATGGCTGCCCTTGGTATAGGCGGTCAGGTTGTCGGCGATCTGTTTGGCCAGCTCGCGCGTTGGGGCCAGCACCAGGCCGCGCACGGCTTTGGGGTTGGGTTTTACACCCGCCTTCATCAGCGCATGGATCATCGGCAGGCCAAAGGCCGCGGTTTTGCCGGTGCCGGTCTGGGCCAGCCCCATCACGTCGCGGCCGTTCATCGCATGCGGGATCGCCTGCGTCTGGATCGGGGTTGGGTCGGTGATGCCCTGTTCCTTGAGAACGGCAATCAATCGGGGCGCAAGGCCCAGCATGTCAAAATCCATCGTGGATATCCTGTGTTTTCAGCGGACCAACGGCCCGCGCATATGGGTGTGACCCATGGGCGAACCCCAAAGGCCAAAGCAGACGTTGCGCCATATGCTGACTGCCTGAACCGCATTGTCCGGGCGCCGATCTGGCGCGGGACCCCTGCGTGATCTGGGAACCTGAAATTCAACGGATGCCTTGCGGATGTGATCCCGCTCTGCTCACGCGGCAGCTTGCATCGGTTAGCCCGCACATGATCGGTTGCGCGCCTGTTGTCAAGCGGCACGTCAGACGCCGCCGCCCCGCGCGCGGGCCCCGGCGATGCAAAAACCATGCAAATACGCGATGCTGCGCTTTTCCTTGCCGCTGCCACATCATATAGTCACGCGACAGTGACCAGAACAAGGAGTCCCGCGTGGCGCATATTATCGTTATCGGCAACGAAAAAGGCGGCGCAGGCAAGTCCACGGTCTCCATGCATGTTGCGACAGCGCTTGCACGGCAGGGCCATAAGGTCGGCGTTCTGGATCTTGACCTGCGGCAGCGCACCTTGGCCCGGTATCTGAGCAACCGCACAGAATTCGTGGCCAAATCCGGCCTTGATCTGGCCACGCCGGTCTATCACGATCTGCCAGAGATCGACGAGACCGGGTTGAAGCCCGGCGAAAACGCTTTCGATCATCGTCTGTCGATGGCGGTGGCCCGGCTGGAACAGGATTGCGATTTCATCCTGATCGACTGCCCCGGATCGCATACAAGGCTGAGCCAGGTGGCGCATAGCCTGGCCGATACGCTGATCACGCCGCTGAACGACAGTTTCGTCGATTTCGACCTGCTGGCCCATGTTGACAGCGATGGCGAGGACATCACCGGCCCCTCGATCTATTCCGAAATGGTCTGGAGCGCCCGGCAATTGCGCGCCCAAGCCGGGCTGAAACCCATCGATTGGATCGTTGTGCGCAACCGCATGGGGGCGCAGGCCATGGTCAACAAGGAAAAGATGCAGCGCGTCATCGAAAAGCTGGCAAAACGGATCGGGTTTCGCACCGCCCCCGGTTTCAACGAACGGGTGATTTTCCGCGAGTTATTCCCACGCGGGCTGACCCTGCTGGACCTGCGTGACACCGGGGTGAAAAGCATGAACATCTCGAATGTCGCGGCACGGCAGGAATTGCGCGACCTGATCAAGGCGCTGGACCTGCCGGGCGTCAAGGCGAATTTCTGACCGCTAATCGGGGGCCTTTTGCTGCCCCGGCAGGGTCTTGCCCGAAATCCGCATCAACATGCTGATCCGCGGGATGATCCCGGTTTCGGACCGCGACCGCGTGCGCAGCACCGGCATGTTTTCAGAGGCGCCACTGCGGCTTTCGCGCAGGACGATATAAAGGCCGCTGGCGATGATGATACTGGCGCCAATCGCGGTGTTCAGGTCGATCAATTCGTCAAAGAACAAAAAGCCAAAGATGCTGGCCCAGATGATCTGGCTATATTGCATGGGCGCGATGATCGCAGCCTCGCCCGCCTGATAGGCCGAGATGATCATGCGGCTTGCGATCCATGCAAAGACCGCGATGATGCCCAATAGCCCCAGATGTTCAATCGGCATGGGTTCATAAACGAAAGGCAGCGCCGCCGCCATCACCACAAAGTTCAACACCATCGGGTAAAGCAGCATGACCACGGGCCGTTCCTCGGACCCGATCTTGCGCACGATGATCGAGGCGACAGACCCGCCAACCGCCGCCAGCAAGGCCGCCAGATGCCCCAGCGACAATTCCGTTGACCCCGGCCGCAGCACGACCAGCACGCCGATCAGCCCCACGATCACCGCTGCCCAGCGCCGGATACGCACAGTTTCACCCAGCACGGGGATCGCCAGCACCGTGATCAACAAGGGCGAGGCGAACAGGATCGTATAGACCTGCGCCAAGGGCAGCACCGAAAAGGCATAAAAGGCCGTGAAACCGGTGATCACCGTCGCCACCGCGCGCGTCAGCATCCACCAAGGATGCGCCGGGACCAGCGTGCCCGGCTTGCTGTCGCGCATCAATGTGAATGTCGCCAGCGGAAAGCTGAGCAGCACCGAAAAGAACACGATCTGGACCGGCGAATAAATCCCGCCAAGGATCTTTACCACCACGTCATGCGTGGCAAAAACGCCAAAGGCGGCCAGCGCAATCAGCGCGCCCTTGGCGTTCGGCGTCATCACAGGCTTGCGTCAAGCGCGCTGAGGATCGCGTCGCCCATTTGCGTGGTGGACAAGGGCACCCCGCCTTCGGGGCCCATCAGATCAGCGGTGCGCGCGCCATCGGCCAGCACCTTTTCAATGGCGGCTTCCAGCCGGTCAGCCTCGGCGCCTTGGTCAAAGGAATAGCGCAGCGCCATGGCAAAGGACAGGATACAGGCGATCGGGTTCGCCTTGCCCTG from Yoonia vestfoldensis encodes the following:
- a CDS encoding DEAD/DEAH box helicase translates to MDFDMLGLAPRLIAVLKEQGITDPTPIQTQAIPHAMNGRDVMGLAQTGTGKTAAFGLPMIHALMKAGVKPNPKAVRGLVLAPTRELAKQIADNLTAYTKGSHLKVALVVGGAGIVAQTKRLAGGVDLLVATPGRLIDLLDRRAVRLDETIYLVLDEADQMLDMGFIHALRRIAPLLAKDRQTMMFSATMPKLMSELADAFLTDAVRVQVNPPGQAVKKIAQSVHFVAQAAKTDLLVELLDKHRDELALVFGRTKHGCEKLYKTLEAKGFAAASIHGNKSQGQRERAIEAFKAGKVRVLVATDVAARGIDIPGVRHVYNYDLPNVAENYVHRIGRTARAGAEGSAIALVAPDEMIELQDIEKAMKEAIPVASGRPWEIMPGQKKRPNGGGGGGRRGGGGGGGGGGGGNRSAAPRAGGKPGGFSGKPQGGRRQGAGGGAGRSRGKSAA
- a CDS encoding DUF3291 domain-containing protein; this translates as MKLWQEVESVERFAFGTMHKHFYDRCHAWFAVPGAQHFVMWRVADGTRPRLQAARLRLEDDRSTGPSAPITDHRPLPDLKKPRPLRRGFCLI
- a CDS encoding division plane positioning ATPase MipZ, which encodes MAHIIVIGNEKGGAGKSTVSMHVATALARQGHKVGVLDLDLRQRTLARYLSNRTEFVAKSGLDLATPVYHDLPEIDETGLKPGENAFDHRLSMAVARLEQDCDFILIDCPGSHTRLSQVAHSLADTLITPLNDSFVDFDLLAHVDSDGEDITGPSIYSEMVWSARQLRAQAGLKPIDWIVVRNRMGAQAMVNKEKMQRVIEKLAKRIGFRTAPGFNERVIFRELFPRGLTLLDLRDTGVKSMNISNVAARQELRDLIKALDLPGVKANF
- a CDS encoding DMT family transporter, which codes for MTPNAKGALIALAAFGVFATHDVVVKILGGIYSPVQIVFFSVLLSFPLATFTLMRDSKPGTLVPAHPWWMLTRAVATVITGFTAFYAFSVLPLAQVYTILFASPLLITVLAIPVLGETVRIRRWAAVIVGLIGVLVVLRPGSTELSLGHLAALLAAVGGSVASIIVRKIGSEERPVVMLLYPMVLNFVVMAAALPFVYEPMPIEHLGLLGIIAVFAWIASRMIISAYQAGEAAIIAPMQYSQIIWASIFGFLFFDELIDLNTAIGASIIIASGLYIVLRESRSGASENMPVLRTRSRSETGIIPRISMLMRISGKTLPGQQKAPD